From Medicago truncatula cultivar Jemalong A17 chromosome 7, MtrunA17r5.0-ANR, whole genome shotgun sequence, a single genomic window includes:
- the LOC11442063 gene encoding uncharacterized protein isoform X2 has product MRGRDVPKQELDNKSLHCMEFLYRSGVGDGPLVAFGASDGVIRVLSMITWKLARRYTGGHKGTISCLKSFMAASGEALLVSGASDGLLIIWSADHGQDSRELVPKLSLKAHDGGVVAVELSRVMGGAPQLITIGADKTLAIWDTVSFKELRRIKPVPKLACHSVASWCHPRAPNLDILTCVKDSHVWAIEHPTYSALTRPLCELTTVIPPQALAPNKKLRVYCMVAHTLQPHLVAIGTNIGVVICEFDARSLPPVAPLPTPSDSREHSAVFVIERELKLLNFQLNNSVNPSLGNNSSLSETGRPQGDAFEPLPVKQGKKHISTPVPHDSYSVLSVSSSGKYLGIVWPDIPYFSVYKVSDWSIVDSGSARLLAWDTCRDRFAILESSVVPRIPIIPKGSSSKRAKEAAAAQAAAAAAAAGSAASVQVRIMLDDGTSNMVTRSVGARSEPVIGLHGGALLGVAYRTSRRISPIAATAISTIQSMPLSGYGSSGLSSFTTYDDGFSSNRSPAEAAPQNFQLYSWETFQPVGALLPQPEWTAWDQTVEYCAFAYQQYIVISSLRPQYRYLGDVSIPYATSAVWHRRQLFVATPTTIEVVFVDAGVTQIDIETKKMKEEQKLREAQTRAISEHGELALITVEGPQSTTEERISLRPPMLQVVRLASFQHAPSVPPFLSLPKQSRADGDDSWTKEAEERKASEVAVGGGGVSVAVTRFPMEQKRPVGPLVVVGVKDGVLWLIDRYMRAHALSLSHPGIRCRCLAAYGDAVSAVKWASRLGREHHDDLAQFMLGMGYATEALHLPGISKRLEFDLAMKSNDLKRALHCLLTMSNSRDIGHDGTGLGLNDILNLTDKKQDVTDKKQDVVEGVQGIVKFAKEFLDLIDAADATAQGEIAREALKRLAAAGSVKGALQGHELRGLALRLANHGELTRLSGLINNLITLGLGREAAFSAAVLGDNALMEKAWQDTGMMAEAVLHAHAHGRPTLKNLVQAWNQVLQREVEPTPSQKTDATSAFLASLEEPKLTSLADAGKKPPIEILPPGMMSLNAPISISKKPASAAQNSQPQPIKPLALEAPPTTTAAPDSSTQQLESAPAPVSDPPPSDSTPTPEATTPESNSGETAVANGGPTPASVSEENPNVNGETVQAETTSDPAPPEAPSPVAEVLETNTPNPTTVPASGDPFL; this is encoded by the exons ATGCGTGGCCGTGATGTACCAAAGCAAGAGCTTGATAACAAGTCCCTACACTG CATGGAGTTCCTTTATAGATCTGGCGTTGGTGACGGTCCTCTTGTGGCTTTTGGTGCATCTGACGGAGTCATTAGAGTTCTTTCGATGATTACATGGAAG CTTGCTAGAAGGTACACTGGAGGCCATAAAGGAACAATCTCTTGCTTGAAGTCCTTCATGGCAGCTTCAGGCGAG GCTCTTCTGGTTTCGGGTGCTAGTGATGGATTGCTCATAATTTGGAGTGCTGATCATGGACAAGATTCACGTGAACTTGTACCCAAGCTGAGTTTAAAA GCACATGATGGCGGGGTTGTGGCAGTTGAGCTTTCTAGAGTGATGGGAGGTGCTCCTCAGCTAATTACAATTGGTGCAGATAAGACATTAGCTATATGGGACACAGTCTCCTTTAAG GAGCTGCGACGTATAAAGCCAGTTCCAAAATTGGCCTGCCACAGTGTGGCTTCTTGGTGCCACCCTCGAGCTCCGAACCTTGATATTCTAACCTGTGTCAAAGATTCTCACGTATG gGCAATCGAACATCCCACATATTCTGCTCTCACTAGGCCATTGTGTGAATTGACAACCGTTATTCCTCCACAAGCTCTTGCCCCTAATAAGAAACTGAGG GTGTATTGTATGGTTGCACATACTTTGCAGCCACATCTTGTTGCTATTGGAACCAATATTGGTGTTGTTATCTGCGAGTTTGATGCTAGATCTCTTCCACCTGTTGCTCCCCTACCTACCCCATCAGATAGTAGAGAGCATTCTGCTGTATTTGTAATCGAAAGGGAGCTAAAGctattaaattttcaattaaacaACTCTGTAAATCCATCACTTGGAAATAACAGCTCCTTGTCAGAAACAGGAAGGCCCCAGGGAGATGCTTTTGAACCATTACCTGTCAAGCAGGGGAAGAAGCACATTAGTACACCTGTTCCTCATGATTCATACTCAGTTCTTTCTGTGAGCAGTTCAGGAAA GTATTTAGGAATCGTTTGGCCAGATATTCCTTACTTTTCTGTCTACAAGGTCAGTGATTGGTCAATTGTTGACTCTGGAAGTGCCAGGCTTCTCGCTTGGGATACTTGTCGTGACAGATTTGCTATACTGGAATCATCAGTAGTTCCTCGAATTCCTATAATTCCCAAGGGTAGTTCATCGAAAAGAGCAAAAGAAGCTGCTGCAGCACAAGCAGCAGCAGCTGCAGCTGCTGCTGGTTCCGCAGCTTCTGTTCAAGTCCGAATTATGTTGGATGATGGAACATCAAATATGGTAACGAGGTCTGTTGGTGCACGCAGTGAACCA GTCATTGGTTTGCATGGAGGGGCACTGCTTGGTGTTGCCTATCGAACATCTAGGAGAATCAGTCCTATTGCTGCTACAGCTATTTCAACAATTCAGTCTATGCCATTATCAGGTTATGGAAGCAGCGgtctttcttcttttactaCTTACGATGATGGATTTTCTTCAAATAGATCTCCAGCTGAGGCGGCACCTCAAAACTTCCAGCTATACAG TTGGGAGACATTTCAGCCTGTGGGGGCTCTACTTCCTCAGCCAGAATGGACTGCTTGGGACCAAACCGTCGAGTATTGTGCTTTTGCATACCAACAATACATAGTCATATCTTCTTTGCGCCCACAATATAGATACCTGGGAGATGTTTCAATTCCATATGCGACTAGTGCTGTTTGGCACCGGAGGCAACTGTTTGTGGCAACACCAACTACTATTGA AGTTGTTTTTGTGGACGCTGGGGTTACACAAATTGACATTGAAACGAAAAAGATGAAAGAAGAACAGAAATTGAGAGAAGCACAGACAAGAGCAATATCAGAGCATGGAGAGTTGGCACTAATTACAGTTGAAGGTCCTCAATCTACTACAGAAGAAAGAATATCATTAAGGCCACCAATGCTGCAG GTGGTTCGATTGGCTTCATTTCAGCATGCTCCTTCGGTGCCACCTTTCCTATCATTACCAAAACAATCTAGAGCTGATGGTGACGACTCTTGGACAAAAGAAGCAGAGGAGAGAAAGGCAAGTGAAGTGGCGGTTGGTGGAGGAGGCGTGTCTGTGGCAGTTACTCGTTTTCCGATGGAGCAGAAACGTCCGGTTGGGCCTCTTGTTGTGGTCGGTGTTAAGGATGGAGTTCTTTGGCTAATTGACAG GTACATGCGAGCTCACGCCTTATCTTTGAGCCATCCCGGTATTCGCTGTCGATGTCTTGCTGCTTATGGTGATGCTGTTAGTGCAGTAAAATG GGCAAGCAGGCTTGGAAGAGAACACCACGATGATTTAGCACAATTTATGCTAGGAATGGGCTATGCTACTGAAGCACTTCATTTGCCTGGAATATCAAAGAG GCTGGAGTTTGATTTGGCAATGAAGAGCAATGATTTGAAGAGAGCTCTTCATTGTCTTCTTACCATGAGTAATAGCCGGGATATTGGACACGATGGTACTGGGCTGGGTTTGAATGACATTCTTAATTTAACAGATAAAAAACAAGATGTAACAGATAAAAAACAAGATGTAGTTGAAGGTGTTCAGGGTATAGTGAAATTCGCAAAAGAGTTCTTGGATCTTATTGACGCTGCAGATGCTACAGCACAGGGTGAAATTGCCCGCGAAGCTCTGAAGAGGTTAGCTGCAGCTGGATCAGTTAAAGGTGCTTTACAAGGTCATGAATTGAGGGGATTAGCATTGCGCCTTGCCAATCATGGAGAGTTGACTCGGCTAAGT GGTTTGATAAACAACCTAATCACGCTTGGCTTGGGACGGGAAGCTGCATTTTCTGCTGCTGTTTTGGGCGACAATGCTCTAATGGAGAAAGCATGGCAGGATACTGGAATGATGGCAGAGGCTGTGCTTCATGCTCAT GCACATGGACGTCCAACTCTGAAGAATTTGGTTCAGGCCTGGAACCAAGTGCTACAGAGAGAGGTTGAGCCTACTCCATCACAAAAGACAGATGCTACATCTGCATTTCTGGCTTCTCTTGAGGAGCCTAAGCTTACGAGTTTGGCAGATGCAGGCAAGAAACCACCTATTGAAATCCTACCTCCGGGGATGATGTCACTTAATGCCCCCATTTCCATTTCGAAAAAACCAGCTTCTGCTGCTCAGAACTCCCAGCCACAACCAATTAAGCCATTGGCACTGGAAGCACCTCCTACAACCACAGCAGCGCCAGACAGTTCTACGCAGCAGCTTGAATCTGCACCTGCACCAGTTAGTGATCCACCTCCATCAGACTCCACACCAACTCCTGAGGCCACTACACCTGAATCAAATTCGGGTGAAACAGCTGTAGCTAATGGAGGTCCTACCCCGGCGTCAGTAAGTGAAGAAAATCCAAATGTTAATGGGGAAACTGTTCAGGCAGAGACTACAAGTGATCCAGCCCCTCCTGAGGCCCCATCACCGGTAGCAGAGGTTTTAGAGACCAATACTCCAAATCCAACTACAGTACCTGCAAGTGGTGACCCTTTCCTATGA
- the LOC11442063 gene encoding uncharacterized protein isoform X1, which yields MLRLKAFRPSSDKIVKIQLHPTHPWMVTADDSDRVSVWNWEHRQVIYELKAGGVDERRLVGAKLEKLAEGERESRGKPTEAIRGGSVKQVTFYDDDVRFWQLWHNRSAAAEAPTAVHTSAFSSPAPSTKGRHFLVICCLNKAIFLDLVTMRGRDVPKQELDNKSLHCMEFLYRSGVGDGPLVAFGASDGVIRVLSMITWKLARRYTGGHKGTISCLKSFMAASGEALLVSGASDGLLIIWSADHGQDSRELVPKLSLKAHDGGVVAVELSRVMGGAPQLITIGADKTLAIWDTVSFKELRRIKPVPKLACHSVASWCHPRAPNLDILTCVKDSHVWAIEHPTYSALTRPLCELTTVIPPQALAPNKKLRVYCMVAHTLQPHLVAIGTNIGVVICEFDARSLPPVAPLPTPSDSREHSAVFVIERELKLLNFQLNNSVNPSLGNNSSLSETGRPQGDAFEPLPVKQGKKHISTPVPHDSYSVLSVSSSGKYLGIVWPDIPYFSVYKVSDWSIVDSGSARLLAWDTCRDRFAILESSVVPRIPIIPKGSSSKRAKEAAAAQAAAAAAAAGSAASVQVRIMLDDGTSNMVTRSVGARSEPVIGLHGGALLGVAYRTSRRISPIAATAISTIQSMPLSGYGSSGLSSFTTYDDGFSSNRSPAEAAPQNFQLYSWETFQPVGALLPQPEWTAWDQTVEYCAFAYQQYIVISSLRPQYRYLGDVSIPYATSAVWHRRQLFVATPTTIEVVFVDAGVTQIDIETKKMKEEQKLREAQTRAISEHGELALITVEGPQSTTEERISLRPPMLQVVRLASFQHAPSVPPFLSLPKQSRADGDDSWTKEAEERKASEVAVGGGGVSVAVTRFPMEQKRPVGPLVVVGVKDGVLWLIDRYMRAHALSLSHPGIRCRCLAAYGDAVSAVKWASRLGREHHDDLAQFMLGMGYATEALHLPGISKRLEFDLAMKSNDLKRALHCLLTMSNSRDIGHDGTGLGLNDILNLTDKKQDVTDKKQDVVEGVQGIVKFAKEFLDLIDAADATAQGEIAREALKRLAAAGSVKGALQGHELRGLALRLANHGELTRLSGLINNLITLGLGREAAFSAAVLGDNALMEKAWQDTGMMAEAVLHAHAHGRPTLKNLVQAWNQVLQREVEPTPSQKTDATSAFLASLEEPKLTSLADAGKKPPIEILPPGMMSLNAPISISKKPASAAQNSQPQPIKPLALEAPPTTTAAPDSSTQQLESAPAPVSDPPPSDSTPTPEATTPESNSGETAVANGGPTPASVSEENPNVNGETVQAETTSDPAPPEAPSPVAEVLETNTPNPTTVPASGDPFL from the exons AGTCAAGAGGAAAACCGACAGAAGCCATTCGTGGAGGAAG TGTTAAGCAGGTGACtttttatgatgatgatgtacGCTTTTGGCAACTTTGGCATAATCGTTCTGCAGCGGCAGAGGCACCAACAGCTGTACATACTTCAGCTTTTAGTTCTCCTGCCCCATCAACAAAAGGGAGGCATTTTCTTGTCATATGTTGTTTAAACAAAGCTATATTTTTGGACCTGGTGACGATGCGTGGCCGTGATGTACCAAAGCAAGAGCTTGATAACAAGTCCCTACACTG CATGGAGTTCCTTTATAGATCTGGCGTTGGTGACGGTCCTCTTGTGGCTTTTGGTGCATCTGACGGAGTCATTAGAGTTCTTTCGATGATTACATGGAAG CTTGCTAGAAGGTACACTGGAGGCCATAAAGGAACAATCTCTTGCTTGAAGTCCTTCATGGCAGCTTCAGGCGAG GCTCTTCTGGTTTCGGGTGCTAGTGATGGATTGCTCATAATTTGGAGTGCTGATCATGGACAAGATTCACGTGAACTTGTACCCAAGCTGAGTTTAAAA GCACATGATGGCGGGGTTGTGGCAGTTGAGCTTTCTAGAGTGATGGGAGGTGCTCCTCAGCTAATTACAATTGGTGCAGATAAGACATTAGCTATATGGGACACAGTCTCCTTTAAG GAGCTGCGACGTATAAAGCCAGTTCCAAAATTGGCCTGCCACAGTGTGGCTTCTTGGTGCCACCCTCGAGCTCCGAACCTTGATATTCTAACCTGTGTCAAAGATTCTCACGTATG gGCAATCGAACATCCCACATATTCTGCTCTCACTAGGCCATTGTGTGAATTGACAACCGTTATTCCTCCACAAGCTCTTGCCCCTAATAAGAAACTGAGG GTGTATTGTATGGTTGCACATACTTTGCAGCCACATCTTGTTGCTATTGGAACCAATATTGGTGTTGTTATCTGCGAGTTTGATGCTAGATCTCTTCCACCTGTTGCTCCCCTACCTACCCCATCAGATAGTAGAGAGCATTCTGCTGTATTTGTAATCGAAAGGGAGCTAAAGctattaaattttcaattaaacaACTCTGTAAATCCATCACTTGGAAATAACAGCTCCTTGTCAGAAACAGGAAGGCCCCAGGGAGATGCTTTTGAACCATTACCTGTCAAGCAGGGGAAGAAGCACATTAGTACACCTGTTCCTCATGATTCATACTCAGTTCTTTCTGTGAGCAGTTCAGGAAA GTATTTAGGAATCGTTTGGCCAGATATTCCTTACTTTTCTGTCTACAAGGTCAGTGATTGGTCAATTGTTGACTCTGGAAGTGCCAGGCTTCTCGCTTGGGATACTTGTCGTGACAGATTTGCTATACTGGAATCATCAGTAGTTCCTCGAATTCCTATAATTCCCAAGGGTAGTTCATCGAAAAGAGCAAAAGAAGCTGCTGCAGCACAAGCAGCAGCAGCTGCAGCTGCTGCTGGTTCCGCAGCTTCTGTTCAAGTCCGAATTATGTTGGATGATGGAACATCAAATATGGTAACGAGGTCTGTTGGTGCACGCAGTGAACCA GTCATTGGTTTGCATGGAGGGGCACTGCTTGGTGTTGCCTATCGAACATCTAGGAGAATCAGTCCTATTGCTGCTACAGCTATTTCAACAATTCAGTCTATGCCATTATCAGGTTATGGAAGCAGCGgtctttcttcttttactaCTTACGATGATGGATTTTCTTCAAATAGATCTCCAGCTGAGGCGGCACCTCAAAACTTCCAGCTATACAG TTGGGAGACATTTCAGCCTGTGGGGGCTCTACTTCCTCAGCCAGAATGGACTGCTTGGGACCAAACCGTCGAGTATTGTGCTTTTGCATACCAACAATACATAGTCATATCTTCTTTGCGCCCACAATATAGATACCTGGGAGATGTTTCAATTCCATATGCGACTAGTGCTGTTTGGCACCGGAGGCAACTGTTTGTGGCAACACCAACTACTATTGA AGTTGTTTTTGTGGACGCTGGGGTTACACAAATTGACATTGAAACGAAAAAGATGAAAGAAGAACAGAAATTGAGAGAAGCACAGACAAGAGCAATATCAGAGCATGGAGAGTTGGCACTAATTACAGTTGAAGGTCCTCAATCTACTACAGAAGAAAGAATATCATTAAGGCCACCAATGCTGCAG GTGGTTCGATTGGCTTCATTTCAGCATGCTCCTTCGGTGCCACCTTTCCTATCATTACCAAAACAATCTAGAGCTGATGGTGACGACTCTTGGACAAAAGAAGCAGAGGAGAGAAAGGCAAGTGAAGTGGCGGTTGGTGGAGGAGGCGTGTCTGTGGCAGTTACTCGTTTTCCGATGGAGCAGAAACGTCCGGTTGGGCCTCTTGTTGTGGTCGGTGTTAAGGATGGAGTTCTTTGGCTAATTGACAG GTACATGCGAGCTCACGCCTTATCTTTGAGCCATCCCGGTATTCGCTGTCGATGTCTTGCTGCTTATGGTGATGCTGTTAGTGCAGTAAAATG GGCAAGCAGGCTTGGAAGAGAACACCACGATGATTTAGCACAATTTATGCTAGGAATGGGCTATGCTACTGAAGCACTTCATTTGCCTGGAATATCAAAGAG GCTGGAGTTTGATTTGGCAATGAAGAGCAATGATTTGAAGAGAGCTCTTCATTGTCTTCTTACCATGAGTAATAGCCGGGATATTGGACACGATGGTACTGGGCTGGGTTTGAATGACATTCTTAATTTAACAGATAAAAAACAAGATGTAACAGATAAAAAACAAGATGTAGTTGAAGGTGTTCAGGGTATAGTGAAATTCGCAAAAGAGTTCTTGGATCTTATTGACGCTGCAGATGCTACAGCACAGGGTGAAATTGCCCGCGAAGCTCTGAAGAGGTTAGCTGCAGCTGGATCAGTTAAAGGTGCTTTACAAGGTCATGAATTGAGGGGATTAGCATTGCGCCTTGCCAATCATGGAGAGTTGACTCGGCTAAGT GGTTTGATAAACAACCTAATCACGCTTGGCTTGGGACGGGAAGCTGCATTTTCTGCTGCTGTTTTGGGCGACAATGCTCTAATGGAGAAAGCATGGCAGGATACTGGAATGATGGCAGAGGCTGTGCTTCATGCTCAT GCACATGGACGTCCAACTCTGAAGAATTTGGTTCAGGCCTGGAACCAAGTGCTACAGAGAGAGGTTGAGCCTACTCCATCACAAAAGACAGATGCTACATCTGCATTTCTGGCTTCTCTTGAGGAGCCTAAGCTTACGAGTTTGGCAGATGCAGGCAAGAAACCACCTATTGAAATCCTACCTCCGGGGATGATGTCACTTAATGCCCCCATTTCCATTTCGAAAAAACCAGCTTCTGCTGCTCAGAACTCCCAGCCACAACCAATTAAGCCATTGGCACTGGAAGCACCTCCTACAACCACAGCAGCGCCAGACAGTTCTACGCAGCAGCTTGAATCTGCACCTGCACCAGTTAGTGATCCACCTCCATCAGACTCCACACCAACTCCTGAGGCCACTACACCTGAATCAAATTCGGGTGAAACAGCTGTAGCTAATGGAGGTCCTACCCCGGCGTCAGTAAGTGAAGAAAATCCAAATGTTAATGGGGAAACTGTTCAGGCAGAGACTACAAGTGATCCAGCCCCTCCTGAGGCCCCATCACCGGTAGCAGAGGTTTTAGAGACCAATACTCCAAATCCAACTACAGTACCTGCAAGTG GTGACCCTTTCCTATGA
- the LOC11442064 gene encoding anaphase-promoting complex subunit 13: MAELSLGILIDIVDEDWMRDTLPQDDLPLPPTLVVRTDDTEDSNQEAQQVNKDAWHDLALGQE, translated from the exons atggcaGAACTGAGTTTGGGAATTCTAATTGACATCGTTGATGAGGATTGGATGAGAGACACTCTTCCTCAAGatg ATCTTCCACTTCCTCCAACACTGGTTGTTCGGACAGATGATACTGAGGACTCAA ATCAGGAGGCACAACAAGTTAATAAGGATGCTTGGCACGATCTTGCCCTTGGCCAAGAGTAG